In Cytobacillus oceanisediminis, the following proteins share a genomic window:
- a CDS encoding ABC transporter ATP-binding protein — MSANPRQHKDAPLLEVKNLETAFSIDGTYYNAVDNVSFRVKPRQIVGIVGESGCGKSVMSLSVMKLLPKGIGQIRNGEIIFDGIHLEKMTDSEINKIRGKDIAMIFQEPMTSLNPVFSIGFQLQEVLFNHMKISKREARLKSIALLKSVGISRPEKIVDEYPHQLSGGMRQRVMIAIAIACQPKLLIADEPTTALDVTVQAQILELLKEIQEVNDMSVILITHDLGVVAEMCDEVIVMYAGKIAERTDVDSLFHNPKHPYTQLLMGAIPKMDEEVEKLSTIKGIVPSLKNMPKTGCKFAARCPKAMPECMTVTPRLAENEEGHEVACLLYETSQPKQEVNA; from the coding sequence ATGAGCGCAAATCCCCGTCAACATAAAGACGCACCATTACTAGAGGTGAAGAATTTAGAAACGGCTTTTTCCATAGATGGTACATACTATAACGCAGTTGATAATGTTTCTTTTAGAGTTAAACCTAGACAAATAGTTGGAATAGTAGGAGAGTCGGGCTGCGGGAAATCTGTAATGAGCCTCTCTGTCATGAAGCTCCTGCCTAAAGGAATTGGCCAAATCCGAAACGGAGAAATCATCTTTGACGGTATTCATTTGGAGAAGATGACAGATTCAGAGATTAATAAAATCAGGGGAAAAGATATCGCAATGATATTCCAGGAACCTATGACTTCTTTAAATCCTGTTTTCTCTATCGGGTTCCAGCTGCAGGAAGTATTATTCAATCATATGAAAATCTCCAAAAGAGAAGCGCGGCTTAAAAGTATCGCACTTCTAAAAAGTGTGGGAATTTCAAGACCTGAAAAAATTGTAGATGAATATCCGCATCAGCTTTCAGGAGGCATGAGGCAAAGGGTCATGATCGCCATCGCCATTGCCTGCCAGCCGAAGCTGCTGATCGCCGATGAGCCGACAACTGCCCTGGATGTAACTGTACAAGCCCAAATTCTGGAGCTTCTAAAAGAAATCCAGGAAGTCAATGATATGTCCGTCATTCTGATTACTCATGATCTGGGTGTTGTGGCTGAGATGTGTGATGAGGTAATTGTTATGTATGCAGGGAAGATAGCAGAGCGGACAGATGTAGATTCCTTATTTCACAATCCAAAACATCCTTATACTCAGCTCCTGATGGGAGCCATTCCAAAAATGGATGAAGAAGTGGAAAAGCTAAGCACAATAAAAGGAATTGTGCCTTCATTAAAAAATATGCCTAAAACAGGGTGCAAATTTGCGGCGCGCTGCCCTAAGGCAATGCCAGAATGCATGACAGTTACACCTCGATTGGCAGAAAATGAAGAAGGACATGAGGTAGCCTGTCTGCTTTACGAGACAAGCCAGCCGAAACAAGAGGTGAACGCATAA
- a CDS encoding ABC transporter ATP-binding protein, which produces MSTEHNNTAVIKKDKSSNDVLLEVKNLKTYYPIKGGILRKTVAVVKAVDDVSFEIRKGETLGLVGESGCGKSTAGRTILRLLEPTDGQIIFDGQDITNVRGTSLRKIRQDFQMVFQDPYASLNPTMMVGHLVSEPIRNYNSKSEKELKPEVMDLLAKVGLPEDAYYKYPHEFSGGQRQRIGIARALALRPKLIIADEPVSALDVSVQSQVLNLLKELQDEFDLTFLFIAHDLSVVKHMSDRIGVMYLGGLVEVAEKDSLYAEPLHPYTQALISAIPEPDPRKKKERIILEGDVPSPIDPPKGCTFHPRCAHAMPECQSVKPHLKEVKPGHRVACHLYK; this is translated from the coding sequence ATGAGTACAGAGCATAATAATACAGCTGTTATAAAAAAGGATAAAAGCAGTAATGATGTACTTTTAGAGGTTAAGAACCTAAAAACGTACTATCCAATAAAAGGCGGAATCCTTAGAAAGACGGTAGCGGTCGTTAAGGCTGTTGATGATGTTTCCTTTGAAATTAGGAAAGGGGAGACATTGGGGCTGGTTGGAGAATCAGGCTGCGGAAAATCAACAGCAGGCAGAACAATCCTCAGACTTCTAGAACCTACAGACGGACAAATCATATTTGACGGACAGGATATCACAAATGTGAGAGGGACCAGTCTGAGGAAAATCCGCCAGGATTTCCAGATGGTTTTCCAGGATCCTTATGCATCATTAAATCCCACGATGATGGTTGGGCACCTTGTGTCAGAGCCAATCAGGAACTATAACAGTAAATCCGAAAAGGAACTGAAGCCGGAAGTAATGGATCTTCTTGCGAAAGTTGGGCTACCTGAAGACGCTTACTATAAATACCCGCATGAGTTTTCGGGCGGGCAAAGACAGCGTATCGGGATTGCAAGGGCACTGGCTTTAAGACCAAAGCTCATTATTGCGGATGAGCCTGTTTCCGCCCTGGATGTATCAGTCCAATCTCAGGTATTGAACCTGCTGAAAGAGCTTCAGGATGAATTTGATCTTACTTTCTTATTTATTGCCCACGATTTGAGTGTAGTTAAACATATGAGTGACCGGATAGGGGTTATGTATCTGGGAGGCCTTGTAGAAGTCGCTGAAAAGGACAGCCTCTATGCAGAGCCTTTGCATCCTTATACTCAAGCTCTAATATCTGCAATCCCAGAACCGGATCCGCGGAAGAAAAAAGAAAGAATCATTTTAGAGGGCGATGTGCCAAGCCCGATTGATCCTCCAAAAGGATGTACATTCCATCCGCGCTGCGCACATGCAATGCCGGAGTGCCAGAGTGTAAAACCGCACTTAAAGGAGGTGAAGCCTGGGCATAGAGTCGCTTGTCACTTATATAAATAA
- the opp4A gene encoding oligopeptide ABC transporter substrate-binding protein, producing MKKSAFWLLSLLLVMSVFLAACSGGGEKASTEKEPKDDGKASGEAQEGGTVTFGYTQPFKGVLSYAYYEGEDDVNALQFMHEGLLKVNDELVSEPNLADYELSEDKTKLTFKLKQGVKWHDGEELTAEDMEFAWYLIADPTYEGARFANVAMIKGAQEYKDGKAETIEGIKVIDDYTIEVTVTEPSVNLLENIWIYPEPKHHYGDISSKELPDSDQIRKTPIGVGPFKVKNIVPGEMIEFERFDDYWQGPAKLDGVVYKIIDGSLAQGLVQNGEIDVIEAPKDQWEAIKALDNVNPVEADAMSYSYIAFDWGHYDTKKGVVVSDNKKFQNKSLRHAMAHAIDRQAFIDGFANGLGKPLNTPFPSVSWAKIDDSEINPYEYDPEKAKKLLDEAGYVDKDGDGFREDPEGKPFTINFDAMAGAETSEARAQFILQSWQEVGLNAKLNGGSLKDFNLFYDTIEADDPSVETFMGAWGLANDPDPAGIWLSTDKWNMWRWYSEESDALIKKGVTFPEDSSKDVQEHRQEIYNEWQKLVNEELPIIFFEQRVDPWAINKRVGGVKVTPFGTDEFHKWHIVE from the coding sequence ATGAAGAAGTCAGCATTTTGGCTGCTTTCGCTTCTGCTTGTCATGTCTGTATTCCTGGCAGCATGTTCCGGCGGGGGGGAGAAAGCCAGCACTGAAAAGGAACCAAAGGATGATGGGAAAGCATCAGGAGAAGCTCAAGAGGGTGGAACAGTAACATTCGGTTATACTCAGCCATTTAAAGGTGTTTTATCTTATGCTTATTATGAGGGTGAAGATGATGTTAATGCTCTTCAGTTTATGCATGAAGGTTTGCTTAAAGTAAATGATGAGCTTGTATCTGAACCGAATCTGGCAGATTATGAGTTATCTGAAGACAAGACTAAATTAACTTTCAAGCTTAAGCAAGGGGTTAAATGGCATGATGGTGAAGAATTAACTGCAGAAGATATGGAATTTGCATGGTATTTAATTGCTGATCCAACATATGAAGGTGCTCGTTTTGCTAACGTTGCAATGATCAAAGGTGCTCAAGAATATAAAGACGGAAAAGCTGAGACAATTGAAGGTATCAAGGTAATTGACGATTATACAATTGAAGTGACAGTAACTGAGCCTTCTGTTAACTTATTGGAAAATATTTGGATTTATCCTGAGCCAAAGCATCATTACGGGGATATTTCTTCTAAAGAGCTTCCAGACTCGGATCAAATCCGTAAAACCCCAATCGGTGTAGGTCCTTTTAAGGTGAAAAACATCGTACCTGGTGAAATGATTGAATTTGAGCGTTTTGATGATTACTGGCAAGGACCAGCTAAATTGGATGGTGTAGTTTACAAAATTATTGATGGTTCTCTTGCGCAAGGTTTAGTGCAAAACGGAGAAATCGATGTTATTGAAGCTCCAAAGGATCAGTGGGAAGCTATTAAAGCTCTTGACAATGTAAATCCAGTAGAAGCTGATGCAATGTCTTACAGCTATATCGCTTTTGACTGGGGTCATTATGACACTAAAAAAGGTGTAGTAGTTTCAGATAACAAGAAGTTCCAAAATAAATCCCTTCGCCATGCTATGGCACATGCAATTGACCGTCAGGCATTTATCGATGGCTTTGCAAACGGATTAGGAAAACCATTAAACACTCCTTTCCCATCAGTATCATGGGCAAAAATTGATGATTCAGAAATCAATCCATATGAATATGATCCAGAAAAAGCAAAGAAATTACTTGACGAAGCAGGATATGTTGACAAGGACGGCGACGGCTTCCGTGAAGATCCAGAAGGCAAGCCATTCACAATTAACTTTGATGCAATGGCGGGTGCTGAAACTTCAGAGGCACGTGCTCAATTCATCCTTCAATCCTGGCAGGAAGTTGGCTTAAATGCTAAGCTAAACGGCGGTTCATTAAAAGATTTCAACCTATTCTATGACACTATTGAAGCAGATGACCCATCTGTTGAAACATTTATGGGTGCTTGGGGACTTGCTAATGACCCAGATCCAGCTGGCATCTGGTTGTCTACTGACAAATGGAATATGTGGAGATGGTACAGCGAAGAGTCTGATGCTCTTATTAAAAAGGGTGTAACATTCCCTGAAGACTCCAGTAAAGATGTTCAAGAGCACCGTCAGGAAATCTATAATGAATGGCAAAAGCTTGTTAACGAAGAATTGCCAATCATCTTCTTCGAACAGCGTGTAGATCCATGGGCGATCAACAAGCGTGTGGGCGGAGTTAAAGTAACTCCATTTGGAACTGATGAGTTCCACAAGTGGCACATTGTAGAGTAA
- the opp4B gene encoding oligopeptide ABC transporter permease, whose protein sequence is MLQYTIRRLIGMIPIIFLISVVVFTLAKLMPGDALSGKIDPLNSDPEYIEEMREQMGLNDPIPVQYVRWMSGVVQGDFGDSFVHKRPVMELIGDRLPNTIILGISALIITYLLAFLMGRYSGRFAYSMGDYLISAFNYLALAIPSFVAALVAIYVFAINLGWVPASGSIGSGVEAGTLEYYLSKAKHTVLPAIVLGAMATAAYTQFLRNDMIESSRKDYVRTARAKGTKESAIYNKHILRNSIIPIVTLLGFDIANLFGGAIITETIFTYPGIGYLFVESVNARDYSVMMAIAMMLTILTLIGNLVADLLYGLVDPRIRLS, encoded by the coding sequence ATGCTACAGTACACAATTCGACGACTCATAGGTATGATTCCAATAATTTTCCTTATCTCAGTAGTGGTTTTCACACTGGCGAAGCTAATGCCTGGTGATGCACTATCTGGAAAAATTGACCCTTTAAACTCAGATCCGGAGTATATTGAAGAAATGCGTGAGCAGATGGGATTGAATGATCCTATTCCTGTACAGTATGTCCGCTGGATGAGTGGTGTGGTCCAAGGAGATTTTGGAGATTCATTTGTTCATAAGCGCCCGGTTATGGAATTAATTGGTGACCGTTTGCCGAACACAATCATTTTAGGAATATCAGCACTAATTATCACTTATTTATTGGCCTTTCTAATGGGAAGATACTCTGGGCGTTTTGCCTATAGCATGGGCGATTATTTAATATCAGCTTTTAACTATCTAGCACTTGCAATTCCCAGCTTTGTTGCAGCTTTGGTTGCCATTTATGTTTTTGCCATCAATCTTGGATGGGTTCCAGCCAGTGGAAGTATCGGCAGCGGGGTAGAAGCAGGAACATTGGAATATTACTTAAGTAAAGCAAAACATACAGTATTGCCGGCTATTGTCCTGGGAGCCATGGCTACAGCCGCATACACACAGTTCTTAAGAAATGATATGATCGAAAGCTCTCGCAAGGATTATGTTCGTACAGCAAGAGCTAAAGGTACGAAAGAATCTGCGATTTATAATAAGCACATTCTAAGAAACTCAATCATACCTATTGTTACTTTACTTGGATTCGATATTGCCAATCTTTTTGGAGGGGCAATTATTACAGAAACTATTTTCACATACCCTGGCATCGGTTATTTATTCGTAGAATCAGTTAATGCACGTGATTATTCTGTCATGATGGCTATAGCCATGATGCTTACAATTTTGACCCTGATTGGAAATTTAGTTGCAGATTTACTATACGGTCTAGTAGATCCGCGTATTCGTTTAAGTTAG